The following proteins are co-located in the Alphaproteobacteria bacterium genome:
- a CDS encoding gamma carbonic anhydrase family protein, giving the protein MLLEHLGNSPTVDGGAFVAPDATVCGDVIIARGARVMHGARIVAEGGNIRIGENSVVMQNAVVRSTVSHDCSIGNGVLIGPTAHVVGATVEDGVFLATGTSIFHGSRLGRGSVVRVHGIVHVNSVLEPMSTVPISWVAVGNPAGIFSADLHEEIWAIQEPLKFSLTAYGIDQPLGECMDKVTAKVSQRLETHKLDTIVV; this is encoded by the coding sequence ATGCTCTTGGAACACTTGGGTAATTCACCCACCGTCGACGGAGGAGCCTTCGTAGCACCGGATGCAACAGTGTGCGGCGACGTCATCATCGCCCGGGGCGCACGCGTTATGCACGGCGCGAGAATCGTCGCCGAAGGCGGTAACATCCGGATCGGCGAAAATAGCGTCGTCATGCAGAACGCCGTTGTGCGGTCGACGGTCAGTCACGACTGTTCGATCGGAAACGGCGTTCTGATTGGGCCCACGGCACACGTCGTTGGCGCCACCGTCGAGGATGGGGTTTTCTTGGCCACCGGCACCTCCATCTTCCACGGCAGCCGTCTGGGCCGTGGCTCGGTGGTTCGCGTTCACGGCATCGTTCACGTAAATTCTGTTCTCGAGCCCATGAGCACCGTTCCCATAAGCTGGGTCGCGGTGGGGAACCCGGCAGGGATATTCAGTGCCGATCTGCACGAGGAAATATGGGCGATCCAGGAACCGCTCAAGTTCTCCCTTACGGCTTATGGCATAGACCAGCCCCTTGGCGAATGCATGGACAAGGTTACGGCCAAAGTTTCGCAACGCCTCGAAACCCACAAGCTCGATACGATCGTCGTCTAG
- a CDS encoding M20 aminoacylase family protein, producing the protein MTAIERIAEYHAELTEWRRDLHTYPEIGFEEERTSEIIATRLEEFGCEVARGLGKTGVVGSLRLGSGEPAIGLRADIDALAMDEDNDFAHRSQIPGRMHGCGHDGHTVMLLGAARYLAETRNFNGTVHFIFQPAEEGTGGAAAMVADGLFERFPVDAVYGMHNRPGMAEGEFAVRSGPTMAGGGFFDIAIQGRGAHGARPETSIDPVIVAAHIATALQTVVSRNLSPFETAVLSVTRIEGGDAYNVIPDRAFLRGTMRAFSDEAMAAMVKGLNEIAPGIAGGMGATAEVDTQVLFPPLVNDPAEATFVADVAAALVGEDMVEREAPQIMASEDFPHMMKDRPGAYLNIGTGLEATGVHHPSYDFNDAVLPLGASFWARLVETRLGK; encoded by the coding sequence ATGACTGCCATCGAACGCATTGCCGAGTACCACGCCGAACTCACCGAGTGGCGGCGCGACCTGCACACCTATCCGGAGATCGGCTTCGAGGAGGAGCGCACCTCCGAGATCATCGCCACCCGGCTCGAGGAATTCGGCTGCGAGGTGGCACGGGGTTTGGGCAAGACAGGTGTCGTCGGCAGCCTGCGGCTAGGTTCGGGCGAGCCCGCCATTGGCCTGCGCGCCGACATCGACGCCCTGGCCATGGACGAGGACAACGATTTTGCCCACCGCTCGCAGATCCCCGGCCGCATGCACGGCTGCGGCCACGACGGCCATACCGTGATGCTGCTGGGTGCGGCCCGCTATTTGGCCGAGACGCGCAACTTCAACGGCACCGTCCACTTCATCTTCCAGCCCGCCGAGGAAGGCACCGGCGGCGCCGCCGCCATGGTTGCCGACGGGCTATTCGAGCGCTTTCCCGTGGACGCCGTCTATGGCATGCACAACCGTCCGGGAATGGCCGAGGGCGAGTTTGCCGTGCGTTCGGGGCCGACGATGGCCGGCGGCGGCTTTTTCGACATCGCCATCCAGGGCCGCGGCGCCCACGGTGCCCGGCCCGAGACCAGCATCGATCCGGTGATCGTGGCGGCCCACATCGCCACGGCGCTGCAAACCGTGGTCTCGCGCAACTTGAGCCCCTTCGAGACCGCGGTGCTGAGCGTCACCCGCATCGAAGGCGGCGACGCCTACAACGTCATCCCCGACCGGGCATTTTTGCGCGGCACCATGCGGGCCTTCAGCGACGAAGCCATGGCGGCCATGGTCAAGGGCCTGAACGAGATCGCCCCGGGCATCGCCGGCGGCATGGGAGCGACGGCCGAGGTCGATACCCAGGTGCTGTTCCCGCCACTGGTCAACGACCCGGCCGAGGCTACCTTCGTGGCCGACGTGGCCGCCGCCCTGGTCGGCGAGGACATGGTCGAACGAGAGGCGCCGCAGATCATGGCGTCCGAGGACTTCCCCCACATGATGAAGGACCGCCCCGGCGCCTACCTCAACATCGGCACCGGCCTCGAGGCCACGGGCGTGCACCACCCGAGTTACGATTTCAACGACGCCGTGCTGCCGCTGGGCGCCAGCTTCTGGGCGCGTTTGGTTGAGACGCGCCTGGGCAAATAA
- a CDS encoding glutathione S-transferase family protein, translating to MNDIILHHYPQSPVSEKVRVGLGIKGLAWRSVEIPRLPPKPDLVPLTGGYRRTPVMQIGADVYCDSLAILRELERRFPEPSFEPAGGAAGLAWGFSRWTDGEFFDLCVKLVLGASLADLPPEFAADRGRLYLGPDWNLEQVAAELPLIVAQVRAQFGWLAQLAGSSFLAGADPGLADALGYYLVWFVRGRWAGGPEMLAEFPELEAWEARVAEIGHGQPSEMTAAEALDIAHASEPAPPLVDSADPQALAGRQVSVVPDVDGGDPEVRGPVHGCDREFITVSQENERVGRIAVHFPRVGYRVTLLDGD from the coding sequence ATGAACGACATCATCCTGCACCACTATCCCCAGTCGCCGGTGTCCGAGAAGGTGCGCGTGGGGCTTGGCATCAAGGGCCTGGCCTGGCGCTCGGTGGAAATCCCGCGGCTGCCGCCCAAGCCCGATCTGGTGCCGCTGACCGGCGGCTACCGGCGCACCCCGGTGATGCAGATCGGCGCCGACGTCTATTGCGACAGCCTGGCGATTTTGCGCGAGCTGGAGCGGCGCTTCCCCGAACCCAGCTTCGAACCCGCCGGCGGCGCCGCCGGCCTGGCTTGGGGCTTCAGCCGCTGGACCGACGGCGAGTTCTTCGACCTTTGCGTCAAACTGGTGCTGGGCGCCTCGCTGGCCGACCTGCCGCCTGAATTCGCCGCCGACCGCGGCCGGCTCTATCTCGGTCCCGACTGGAACCTGGAGCAGGTGGCGGCCGAGCTGCCGCTGATCGTGGCCCAGGTGCGAGCCCAGTTCGGCTGGCTCGCCCAGCTCGCTGGGTCTTCGTTTTTGGCCGGCGCCGATCCCGGGCTGGCCGATGCGCTGGGCTATTACCTGGTCTGGTTCGTGCGTGGGCGCTGGGCGGGCGGGCCTGAAATGCTGGCCGAATTTCCTGAACTCGAAGCCTGGGAAGCGCGGGTGGCCGAGATCGGCCACGGCCAACCCAGCGAGATGACGGCGGCCGAAGCGCTGGATATCGCCCATGCCTCCGAACCGGCGCCGCCGCTGGTCGACAGCGCCGACCCTCAGGCCCTGGCCGGCCGTCAGGTCAGCGTGGTGCCCGATGTCGATGGCGGCGACCCCGAGGTCAGGGGCCCGGTGCACGGCTGCGATCGCGAATTCATCACCGTGAGCCAGGAAAACGAACGCGTCGGTCGGATCGCTGTCCACTTCCCGCGGGTCGGCTATCGTGTCACTCTGCTCGACGGCGACTGA